A segment of the bacterium genome:
GTGTATTATCCGCAGGATCCGCGCGACGGCGTGATGGCCCGATCGCGCGCATGAAGAAACGAGCCGACGCATGAGCGACACGATCCGAATCAACGTTCTTTGTTTTTCGCACGTGCGCGAGGCGCTCGGCCGGTCGCAGTTCGAAGTCGAGCTGCCCGCGCCGGCGACCGCCGCGGACGCACTCGCCCGCGTGCGCGACATGGCGGGCACGCGGCTCGACCGCCTGACACTGCGCGTGTCGGTCAATCGCGAATACGCGCCTTTGTCCACGCCGCTTGCCGACGGTGACGAGGTCGCGC
Coding sequences within it:
- a CDS encoding MoaD/ThiS family protein → MSDTIRINVLCFSHVREALGRSQFEVELPAPATAADALARVRDMAGTRLDRLTLRVSVNREYAPLSTPLADGDEVALIPPVQGGAR